The Pseudomonas nunensis genome includes the window AGGAGGTCGAAGCGAAGCCGACCGTAGGCGATGCCCCCAGATGAATACCGGAACGAAGGAACGCCGAGCCTAAGCGAGGGGCCGGACGCCGGGGCGAGACCTTTTGGTTCCTTTTGGCTGGGCCGGCATTCCGGGCGTTTGCCAAAAGGGACTCGCCGTAAGGGCGAAACCCTAAGCCGCCGTTACCGCAGAAATGGATATGTACACAGTAGAAATCAATAACCGTCAGACCCGTAATCAACCGTAAAGTCAAACCCGGTAACCCGCTCCACCCCCGTCTCAAGTACCCCATCAGGCAAAAGCCGCAACCACCGATACCCAGGCGCCTGCTCCCCAACCTTAAAGTCCTCACTCCCAGGCTCAAACTGAATACACGTCGAAGGCGAAGCCATCAACCGCACCCCATTGCGATCCTGATCAAACTCCTGATGCACATGCCCCCACAAAACCGCGCGCACCTGAGGAAACCGATCCAACACCGCAAACAACCCCTCAGGATTACGCAACCCGATCGGCTCCATCCACGCACACCCAATCGACACCGGATGATGATGGAAGCACACCAGATGATGCCGCTCCGGCGCCTCACTCAAAGAACGCGCCAACAACTGCAACTGCTCATCCTGCAAATACCCCGGCACCGAACCCGGCACCGCCGAATCAAGCAGCGTAATCCGCCAGTTGGCCAGATCCACCACCGACTCCAGCAGCGCGCTTTGCACCGCCGCCTCAGCCATGACCATAGGCTCATCGTGATTCCCCGGAATCCAGCGTGCCGGAGCATCAAGCTGTCGGGTCAGATTGCGAAACTGCTGATACGACTCCAACGTCCCGTCCTGGGAAATATCGCCGCTCGCGACAATCAGATCGATCTGCGGTTGCTGCTGGCGCACCAACTCGATGACCTTTTGCAGGCTGTCCCGCGTATTCATGCCCAGCAACGTACCGTCCGCCTCGGCGAACAAGTGACTGTCGGAGATTTGCACCAGCAACGCCGAATCGGCGGTGGTCAATGTGGATACGCTCGGCAAGGCGTTCTCCCGGGGCTGAATCACGGAATTGGATAGAGGCCGCAATTATGCTGGGGGAAGGTCAAAAGAGGAAACGTATGAACCGGACGCAGTTCACATCTATCGAACGACTGCGTACTCGTGCCCACACGCCAGACAGTGACTCAGCCATTCCCCCAGGAACAGATTGAGCTGGGCCTTTTCATCCGGCTGATGCATCGCGGCATTCGGATAAGGATAGATGCCACGGAAGCGTCTTGCATGTTCGGCGCTGACAACCTCGGCCATGCAGGCGTCGTGGTAGACCTGAACTTCCAGTTGCGGCACCGGCAGCCATGGCAGGCTGTGTTCCTGGCGCACTTGCAGGGTCGTGGTGTACGGGTTGACTTGCAGCACTTCCAGCGCCAGTACCCCGAGCATCTGGTCACCCTGGGTCACGGCGATGCGCCGTGCCTCGGGCTCGCTGCGCATGTCCGGCAGCAGTCGCATCAAACGCGCGTAGTTCGCCTCGCAGGAGGCTTGCAGCCCCACGAGGTCCACCCGATAGCGATCGCGCAGCTTGTTTACGACCATAACCCCCTCACTTCAGCGCGGTTCAAAGCAAGCCATTGCAAAGCAATGATGCTGGCCGCGTTGGCAATTCGTCCGTCGCGTACGGCCTGCAGGGCATCTTCGAAAGCCCAGACCGTGACGCGGATATCTTCCGCTTCTTCTGCCAGTCCATGCAGCCCCCCTACTCCAGTGCTGTCGCAACGCCCCAGGTACAAATGCACGAATTCGTTGCTGCCACCCGGGGACGGGAAATACTTGGTCATGGGCCAAAGCGCCCCGAACACAAGCCCAGCTTCCTCCTGCGCTTCGCGGTGAGCAACTTCTTCCGGTTCTTCGTCTTTATCGATCAGACCGGCGACCAATTCGATCAGCCATGGGTTAGCCGTCTTGCCCATGGCGCCGACGCGGAACTGCTCGATCAACACCACTTCGTCGCGCTGCGGATCGTAAGGCAGCACGCACACCGCATCGTGGCGCACGAACACTTCACGATTGATTTCGCGACTCATGCCGCCAGCGAATAATTCATGGCGCAAATGCAGACGATCGAGCTTGTAGAAACCCGCGTAGCACTGTTCGCGTCGAACGATCTCAACGTTGGTTGGAATGGCGTTGGCAAAATCAGTCATGACAATCCTCTCTACTGCAATCCGTTACGAGGCTCCTTTTTGTTACGTGCAACCTCGACTTCGCGCCATCCTAACGCGCCCGCGACCTTTGATGCAGCCCCTTTACCTTCAGCGGGATAGACGGTGAGGGCGAAACCAACTCTAATTAGCTTAGTGGCGAACTGACTGCTCCGTTGATAGTCGAAGCGGTAACTTTTCGCCTTTCCCTGTTTTATGAAGGACGCCCATGTCGCTTTTTAAAATCGCCTCCGTGGCCGCTATCGCCCTGACCCTGGGCGCTTGCCAGAGCCTGTTCCAACCCAACTACCGGACGCCGCTGGAAACCACCCGCGATGCTTCGGAAATCCTCAAGCCGGGTTGCACCACGCCTGATTGCCCGTTGGTGAACATCGACACCCTGCGTTTCCCGGACGAGCCACAGCTGGACGGCATCGTCGAAAAGAACCTGCTGCAATTGACCCGCACCCCGGATGCCCCCGCAGCGCCGACCCTGGCCGCCTATCGCGATCAGTTTTTGCGCACCGCCGCACCGCGTTCCAGCAGCTATTTGCAAGCCAAGGTACGTGAGCAGCATGACGGCTTGGTGATCGTTGAATTTTCCAGCTACCTGGACACCGGTGGCGCGCATGGCACACCGGGCCGCAGCTTTATCAACTATTCGCGCCAGCAGCATAAAGTGCTGACGCTGTCGGATATGTTGCTGCCGGGTCAGGAAGAAGCGTTCTGGAAAGCCGCGCAAGTGGCGCACAACAGCTGGCTGATCAGCACCAAGCTCGATCAGGAAGCGGATTTCCTGAAGACCTGGCATTTCCAGAAAACCCAGAACGTGGCGCTGACCTACGGTGGGGTGATCCTCAAGTACGAAGTGAGCACCATCGCGCCTTACGCGTTGGGCCACATCGAACTGAAGATCCCCTACCCGCGCCTGAATGGCATTCTCAGGCCCGAGCTGTTTCCCGGCCGTAACTGAAGGCTCGACCGAGCACTAGTTGCAGCAGCCCTGCCAGTACCAGCGACGGCAGGGTTGCGCCGACATCCGGATACAGATTAGCCAGCAAATGATAGGTGCTCACCCCGCCCAACCAGGCGAGCAACGCCGGCCAGCGCAATGCGGCTGACGCGACCTGAGCACTGCGTTTGCGCAGGATGAAGTGATCCACCAGCACCACGCCGAACAACGGCGCAAACACCGAACCGATCAACAACAGGAAGTTCTGGTACTGGGCCAATGGCGCCAGGCACGCGATCAGTGTGCAAATCACGCCAATCGCCAACGCCAGATGCTCGACCTTCAGGCGCAACAAAATCCCGCTCGACACCGCCGCCGAGTGAATATCGGCAAAGGCGTTTTCCGACTCGTCCAGCAGAATCAGCAGCAGCGGAATCCCCAGGCCGGCACCCGCCAACGCCAACAGCAAGGCATTCACTTCACCGCTCGGCGCGAACGCCAGGGTGTAAGCCACGCCCAAGCTCATCAGCCAGAAGTTACCGATAAAGAAACCCAGCGCGGTGCCGCCGAACACGTTTTTCGCACGCTTGCCGAAACGCGAGTAGTCGGCAATCAGCGGCAGCCAGGACAGCGGCATCGCGATTGCGATGTCGAAGCCCACGGCGAACGGCATCGAACCATCACCCGCCTGGTGCCACAACGCCGCCAGATCGGCTTTGGTGAACAGGTTCCAGGTCAGCCAGATACACGCCGCCAGCAACAGCCAGATGCCCCACTTGCGCAGGATCTGACGTACGAAAGTCAGTGGACCACTGACCGCGAGCAAGGTCGCGAGTGCGCCGAACACCAAAGTCCAGAGCAGCGGATTTGACAGCAGACTGCCTTCGCTGAACGCCTTGGCGCCAAGCAGGCTGGCGGCGTCGCGCATGACGATAATTTCGAACGAGCCCCAACCGATCAGTTGCAGCAGGTTCAGCACCGCTGGCAGGCTTGCGCCACGTTTGCCGAGACTGAGTTTGAGCGCGGCCATCGACGACAGGCCGGTATCGCTGCCGATCACGCCAACGGCGGCCAGCAGCAAAACGCCGACCAGGGTGCCGAGGAAAATCGCCAGCAGCGAGCCGGACAGACCCAGACCCGGCGCGAGCAAAGCACCGGTCTGCAAGACCATCAGGCCGATGCCGAGGGAGAACCACAGGGAAAACAGATCGCGACCGCCAAAGACACGTTTGTCTTTTGGCACCGCGATGTCAGGGGAATAGGTGCTGGGTTGAATGCTCAAGGGTGTTATCTCAGAGGGATAAGTGTGTCATTGAGATCTTCGGTGCCTGGCCCGGCGCCTTCGCGAGCAAGCCCGCTCCCACATTTGGAATGCATTCCAATGTGGGAGCGGGCTTGCTCGCGAAGGCGGCAGCACAGGCACCGTCAATCACAGGTCAGATCAAACCTTCTTGTACAACTGACTGCCTTCCTGCTTGAAACGCTCTGCCTGGTCCGCCAATCCCTGGGCGACTTCGGCGTCTACTGTTTCGATCCGCTGGTTGGCCGCGTATTCACGGACTTCCTGGGTGATTTTCATCGAGCAGAATTTCGGCCCGCACATGGAGCAGAAGTGCGCGACCTTGGCCGAATCCTTCGGCAGGGTTTCATCGTGATACGAGCGTGCGGTGTCCGGGTCGAGGCCCAGGTTGAACTGGTCTTCCCAGCGGAATTCGAAACGTGCCTTGCTCAAGGCATTGTCACGAATCTGCGCGCCCGGATGGCCCTTCGCAAGGTCGGCGGCATGCGCGGCGATCTTGTAGGTGATGATCCCGGTCTTCACGTCATCCTTGTTCGGCAGGCCCAAGTGTTCCTTCGGCGTGACGTAGCAAAGCATGGCGCAACCGAACCAGCCGATCATCGCCGCACCGATGCCGGAAGTGATGTGGTCGTAGCCCGGCGCGATGTCGGTAGTCAGCGGGCCGAGGGTGTAGAACGGCGCCTCGTCGCAGCACTCGAGCTGCTTGTCCATGTTCTCTTTGATCAACTGCATCGGCACGTGGCCAGGGCCTTCGATCATGCACTGCACGTCGTGCTTCCAGGCGATCTTGGTCAGCTCGCCGAGGGTTTCCAGCTCACCGAATTGCGCAGCGTCGTTGGCGTCGGCAATCGAACCCGGACGCAGGCCATCGCCCAGCGAGAAGCTGACGTCGTAGGCCTTCATGATTTCGCAGATGTCTTCGAAATGCGTGTAGAGGAAGTTCTCTTTGTGATGCGCCAGGCACCACTTGGCCATGATCGAACCGCCACGGGAAACGATGCCGGTCACGCGTTTGGCGGTCAGCGGCACGTAGCGCAACAACACGCCGGCGTGGATGGTGAAGTAATCGACGCCCTGCTCGGCCTGTTCGATCAGCGTGTCGCGGAACAGCTCCCAGGTCAGGTCTTCGGCAGCGCCGCCGACTTTTTCCAGGGCCTGATAAATCGGTACCGTACCGATCGGCACTGGCGAGTTGCGGATGATCCACTCGCGGGTTTCGTGAATGTGCTTGCCGGTGGACAGGTCCATGACCGTGTCCGAACCCCAGCGAATGCCCCAGGTCAGTTTCGCCACTTCTTCTTCGATGGACGAACCCAGGGCGCTGTTGCCGATGTTGCCGTTGATCTTCACCAGGAAGTTACGGCCGATGATCATCGGTTCCAGTTCGGTGTGGTTGATGTTGGCCGGAATGATCGCGCGGCCACGGGCGATTTCGTCGCGGACAAATTCCGGGGTGATGATTTTCGGCACGCTGGCGCCGAAGCTGTGACCGGCATGTTGCTGGTCCAGCAGCCCGGCGGCGCGGGCCACTTCGAGCTTCATGTTTTCGCGGATGGCAACGTATTCCATCTCGGCGGTGATGATGCCTTTGCGGGCATAGTGCATCTGGCTGACGTTGGCCCCGGCCTTGGCGCGGCGCGGGTTGTTCACGTGGGCGAAACGCAGCTTGGTCAGTTCGGCATCGGCGAGGCGTTCCTGGCCGAAGTTGGAGCTCAGGCCCGGCAGGCGCTCGGTGTCGCCACGGGATTCGATCCACGGCGAACGCACATCGGCCAGGCCTTTGCGCACGTCGATGATGACATTGGGATCGGTGTAAGGGCCCGAGGTGTCGTACACAACCACAGGCGCGTTGATCTCACCGCCGAAGTCGGTCGGGGTCACATCAAGGCTGATTTCGCGCATTGGCACGAGGATGTCCGGGCGGGAACCTTGGACATAGATTTTTTGCGAGCGGGTAAACGGTTGAACCGACTGTTGATCGACTTGGGCCGAATCACTCAGGTTCGTCGTATTTTTTAGTTTTATCGTCATCACGGGCTCTCCAGACAGCATCCAGCAGTGGATTTTTGTCGGAGCGAACCTGTAACGAATGGACGCGACCAATCAGCCATGAAAATGCCGTTGGTGCTGTGCTCTGTGCTCGAGGGCTGTCGACTGTCGATTGTCGAACAACATCCCGGACGAAGCACAAGAGGACTCGCCGGGTGACGAGAAATCTTGTTCCCTACGCAGGCGCTAACCTGATCAGGTTCAACGGGATCCGAAATTATTCGATCTCAGCCTCATAGCAAGGCACCCCGACAAGAACCCGGCCAGTCTAGACACAACTGGCAAAGAACGCCAACACCGCGGTAAACACCATGATGAATGGCGCAATTAGCAGATTGTTGCGGTACGCGCGTGCAACTACACTCGCTACGCCGTGCTGCGCCTTGACGCTGTGCGGGCCGCGCCTTACCTTTGGCGCTCAAATTATCAGCGTAATTTTTAGGGATGGCCTCATGCTGCGCAAACTCTCACTGGCCCTTGCCGTGTCTTGTGCGTCCAATGGAATGGCCTGGGCAGCTGAAGCGCCCTTATCCACCAAGACCGACCTTGTCAGCGTCTATCAGGAAGCGGTGGACAACAACGCCGACCTGGCTGCCGCCCGCGCGCAATACGGCGCGCAAAAAGAAGTCGTGCCCCAGGCCCGTGCCGGCCTGCTGCCGAACCTGTCGGGCGGGGCCAACCTGAGTTCCGTGCGCACTCAGCTCGATCAGCCGTCCGGCACCGCCAACCGCGATGCCCACTCCTATCAGGCGACATTGGCTCAGCCACTGTTCCGCGCTGATCGCTGGTTCCAGTTCCAGGCCGCCAAAGACGTCAACGAGCAGGCCTCGCTGCAACTGTCGGCCACCGAGCAGAACCTGATCCTGCAATCGGCGGAAAGCTATTTCAACGTGCTGCGCAGCCAGGACAACCTGGCCTCGACCAAGGCTGAAGAAGCGGCGTTCAAGCGCCAGCTCGACCAGTCCAACGAGCGCTTCGATGTCGGCCTGTCGGACAAGACCGACGTGCTGCAATCCCAGGCCAGTTACGACACCGCGCGGGCTAACCGGATTCTCGCCCAGCGTCAGGTGGACGATGCGTTTGAAGCGCTGATCACCCTGACCAACCGCCAGTACAACTCGATTCAGGGCATCGTTCATACACTGCCGATCCTGCCGCCAGCGCCGAACGACGCCAAGGCCTGGGTCGACACCGCCGCCAAACAGAACCTGAATCTGCTGGCCAGCAACTACGCAGTCAGCGCCGCCGAAGAAACCCTCAAGCAACGCAAGGCTGGCCACGCGCCAACCCTCGATGCGGTAGCCAAATACGAAAAGGGCGACAACGACGCGCTGGGCTTCAGCAACCCGAGCGCCTTCGGCCAGCCTTACGGCGGCAACGTCGAACAGACCACCGTCGGCCTGCAAGTGAACATCCCGATCTACAGCGGCGGGCTGATCAATTCCCA containing:
- the cpdA gene encoding 3',5'-cyclic-AMP phosphodiesterase; this translates as MPSVSTLTTADSALLVQISDSHLFAEADGTLLGMNTRDSLQKVIELVRQQQPQIDLIVASGDISQDGTLESYQQFRNLTRQLDAPARWIPGNHDEPMVMAEAAVQSALLESVVDLANWRITLLDSAVPGSVPGYLQDEQLQLLARSLSEAPERHHLVCFHHHPVSIGCAWMEPIGLRNPEGLFAVLDRFPQVRAVLWGHVHQEFDQDRNGVRLMASPSTCIQFEPGSEDFKVGEQAPGYRWLRLLPDGVLETGVERVTGFDFTVDYGSDGY
- a CDS encoding DUF1249 domain-containing protein, producing MVVNKLRDRYRVDLVGLQASCEANYARLMRLLPDMRSEPEARRIAVTQGDQMLGVLALEVLQVNPYTTTLQVRQEHSLPWLPVPQLEVQVYHDACMAEVVSAEHARRFRGIYPYPNAAMHQPDEKAQLNLFLGEWLSHCLACGHEYAVVR
- a CDS encoding NUDIX domain-containing protein is translated as MTDFANAIPTNVEIVRREQCYAGFYKLDRLHLRHELFAGGMSREINREVFVRHDAVCVLPYDPQRDEVVLIEQFRVGAMGKTANPWLIELVAGLIDKDEEPEEVAHREAQEEAGLVFGALWPMTKYFPSPGGSNEFVHLYLGRCDSTGVGGLHGLAEEAEDIRVTVWAFEDALQAVRDGRIANAASIIALQWLALNRAEVRGLWS
- a CDS encoding RsiV family protein, which encodes MSLFKIASVAAIALTLGACQSLFQPNYRTPLETTRDASEILKPGCTTPDCPLVNIDTLRFPDEPQLDGIVEKNLLQLTRTPDAPAAPTLAAYRDQFLRTAAPRSSSYLQAKVREQHDGLVIVEFSSYLDTGGAHGTPGRSFINYSRQQHKVLTLSDMLLPGQEEAFWKAAQVAHNSWLISTKLDQEADFLKTWHFQKTQNVALTYGGVILKYEVSTIAPYALGHIELKIPYPRLNGILRPELFPGRN
- the cytX gene encoding putative hydroxymethylpyrimidine transporter CytX, coding for MSIQPSTYSPDIAVPKDKRVFGGRDLFSLWFSLGIGLMVLQTGALLAPGLGLSGSLLAIFLGTLVGVLLLAAVGVIGSDTGLSSMAALKLSLGKRGASLPAVLNLLQLIGWGSFEIIVMRDAASLLGAKAFSEGSLLSNPLLWTLVFGALATLLAVSGPLTFVRQILRKWGIWLLLAACIWLTWNLFTKADLAALWHQAGDGSMPFAVGFDIAIAMPLSWLPLIADYSRFGKRAKNVFGGTALGFFIGNFWLMSLGVAYTLAFAPSGEVNALLLALAGAGLGIPLLLILLDESENAFADIHSAAVSSGILLRLKVEHLALAIGVICTLIACLAPLAQYQNFLLLIGSVFAPLFGVVLVDHFILRKRSAQVASAALRWPALLAWLGGVSTYHLLANLYPDVGATLPSLVLAGLLQLVLGRAFSYGRETARA
- the thiC gene encoding phosphomethylpyrimidine synthase ThiC is translated as MTIKLKNTTNLSDSAQVDQQSVQPFTRSQKIYVQGSRPDILVPMREISLDVTPTDFGGEINAPVVVYDTSGPYTDPNVIIDVRKGLADVRSPWIESRGDTERLPGLSSNFGQERLADAELTKLRFAHVNNPRRAKAGANVSQMHYARKGIITAEMEYVAIRENMKLEVARAAGLLDQQHAGHSFGASVPKIITPEFVRDEIARGRAIIPANINHTELEPMIIGRNFLVKINGNIGNSALGSSIEEEVAKLTWGIRWGSDTVMDLSTGKHIHETREWIIRNSPVPIGTVPIYQALEKVGGAAEDLTWELFRDTLIEQAEQGVDYFTIHAGVLLRYVPLTAKRVTGIVSRGGSIMAKWCLAHHKENFLYTHFEDICEIMKAYDVSFSLGDGLRPGSIADANDAAQFGELETLGELTKIAWKHDVQCMIEGPGHVPMQLIKENMDKQLECCDEAPFYTLGPLTTDIAPGYDHITSGIGAAMIGWFGCAMLCYVTPKEHLGLPNKDDVKTGIITYKIAAHAADLAKGHPGAQIRDNALSKARFEFRWEDQFNLGLDPDTARSYHDETLPKDSAKVAHFCSMCGPKFCSMKITQEVREYAANQRIETVDAEVAQGLADQAERFKQEGSQLYKKV
- a CDS encoding TolC family outer membrane protein → MLRKLSLALAVSCASNGMAWAAEAPLSTKTDLVSVYQEAVDNNADLAAARAQYGAQKEVVPQARAGLLPNLSGGANLSSVRTQLDQPSGTANRDAHSYQATLAQPLFRADRWFQFQAAKDVNEQASLQLSATEQNLILQSAESYFNVLRSQDNLASTKAEEAAFKRQLDQSNERFDVGLSDKTDVLQSQASYDTARANRILAQRQVDDAFEALITLTNRQYNSIQGIVHTLPILPPAPNDAKAWVDTAAKQNLNLLASNYAVSAAEETLKQRKAGHAPTLDAVAKYEKGDNDALGFSNPSAFGQPYGGNVEQTTVGLQVNIPIYSGGLINSQVRESYSRLDQTEQQREQLRRQVVENTRNLHRAVNTDVEQVQARKQSIISNQSAVEATEIGYQVGTRNIVDVLDAQRQLYTSVRNYNNTRYDYILDNLRLKQAAGTLNPGDLQDLSRYLKADYNPDKDFLPPDLAKAAAEQLKARPGQ